Proteins encoded within one genomic window of Pieris brassicae chromosome 12, ilPieBrab1.1, whole genome shotgun sequence:
- the LOC123717276 gene encoding aldehyde dehydrogenase X, mitochondrial-like isoform X2: MVKVDVKYTKLFINNEWVDAVSKKTFPTINPQNETIIIQVAEGDKADIDLAVAAARKAFHRYSPWRTMDASQRGFLLLKLADLMEAQARYLAELETLDCGKPVKTAEEEVYYSASVFRYYAGKADKIHGNTIPADGEVLSMTLKEPVGVCAQIIPWNYPIPMLSWKIAPALAAGCTLIVKPAEQTPLTALAVAALIKEAGFPPGVVNIVPGYGPTAGAALTHHPDVDKVAFTGSTEVGRLILQAAPVANLKRVTLELGGKSPLVVFNDADVERAAQLAHAAAFANGGQCCCAGTRTYVQSGIYDQFIKKAAEIANERSVGNPFDDVQQGPQAGKDEGAKCLAGGDKFGDKGYYIQPTVFADVKDEMKIAKEEIFGPIQSILKFDTFEEVIDRANNTNYGLGAGVITNDITIALSFAKHVRAGSVWVNTYDHVTSQTPFGGFKDSGLGRELGEDGVNQYLEVKTVTLALPKKTQL, from the exons ATGGTTAAAGTTGACGTTAAATATACGAAG CTGTTCATCAACAATGAATGGGTAGACGCTGTCAGCAAAAAGACGTTCCCAACTATAAATCCTCAAAACGAAACGATCATTATTCAAGTCGCAGAAGGAGATAAG GCAGATATTGACTTAGCTGTAGCGGCAGCAAGAAAAGCATTTCACCGTTACTCCCCATGGCGCACCATGGACGCCTCGCAAAGGGGATTCCTTCTGCTCAAACTAGCTGATCTCATGGAGGCCCAAGCCAGATATTTAGCTGAACTGGAAACTCTGGACTGTGGAAAACCAGTCAAAACAGCCGAGGAAGAAGTGTATTACTCTGCAAGCGTTTTTAGATATTATGCGGGAAAAGCGGATAAAATTCACGGAAATACAATACCTGCAG ATGGCGAGGTTTTATCTATGACGCTCAAAGAACCAGTTGGTGTCTGCGCCCAAATCATACCATGGAACTATCCAATACCTATGCTGTCATGGAAAATAGCGCCTGCGCTTGCTgcag gTTGTACATTAATAGTGAAGCCGGCCGAACAAACACCCTTAACAGCATTAGCAGTGGCTGCTCTCATCAAGGAAGCTGGTTTTCCACCTGGTGTGGTCAACATCGTGCCTGGTTACGGCCCTACTGCTGGTGCTGCACTGACGCATCACCCAGACGTCGATAAGGTCGCTTTTACCGGATCTACTGAG gtCGGACGATTAATCCTGCAAGCTGCACCAGTTGCAAATCTTAAACGAGTGACCTTAGAATTGGGAGGAAAGAGTCCTTTAGTTGTTTTTAATGATGCTGATG TCGAAAGGGCCGCTCAACTGGCGCACGCAGCTGCCTTTGCAAACGGAGGTCAATGTTGTTGCGCGGGAACAAGAACTTACGTCCAGTCTGGCATTTATGACCAATTCATTAAGAAAGCTGCTGAAATTGCCAATGAGAGATCCGTAGGAAACCCTTTTGATGATGTTCAACAAGGACCTCAG GCAGGAAAGGATGAAGGCGCAAAGTGTTTAGCGGGTGGTGATAAATTCGGCGATAAAGGATATTACATTCAACCAACGGTTTTCGCAGATGTTAAAGATGAAATGAAAATTGCAAAAGAAGAG atttttggACCAATACAGAGCATATTGAAATTCGATACATTTGAAGAAGTGATCGACCGAGCtaacaatacaaattatgGCCTGGGAGCTGGTGTCATCACAAACGACATTACTATTGCTCTAAGCTTTGCTAAACACGTCAGAGCTGGTTCCGTTTG ggTAAATACGTATGATCACGTAACTAGCCAAACACCATTTGGTGGCTTCAAGGACTCAGGCTTAGGAAGAGAATT gGGTGAAGATGGTGTTAACCAATACCTAGAAGTTAAAACTGTTACTCTGGCACTACCAAAAAAAACTCAGTTATAA
- the LOC123717276 gene encoding aldehyde dehydrogenase X, mitochondrial-like isoform X1, which translates to MVKVDVKYTKLFINNEWVDAVSKKTFPTINPQNETIIIQVAEGDKADIDLAVAAARKAFHRYSPWRTMDASQRGFLLLKLADLMEAQARYLAELETLDCGKPVKTAEEEVYYSASVFRYYAGKADKIHGNTIPADGEVLSMTLKEPVGVCAQIIPWNYPIPMLSWKIAPALAAGCTLIVKPAEQTPLTALAVAALIKEAGFPPGVVNIVPGYGPTAGAALTHHPDVDKVAFTGSTEVGRLILQAAPVANLKRVTLELGGKSPLVVFNDADVERAAQLAHAAAFANGGQCCCAGTRTYVQSGIYDQFIKKAAEIANERSVGNPFDDVQQGPQIDNEMYSKVLNYIKAGKDEGAKCLAGGDKFGDKGYYIQPTVFADVKDEMKIAKEEIFGPIQSILKFDTFEEVIDRANNTNYGLGAGVITNDITIALSFAKHVRAGSVWVNTYDHVTSQTPFGGFKDSGLGRELGEDGVNQYLEVKTVTLALPKKTQL; encoded by the exons ATGGTTAAAGTTGACGTTAAATATACGAAG CTGTTCATCAACAATGAATGGGTAGACGCTGTCAGCAAAAAGACGTTCCCAACTATAAATCCTCAAAACGAAACGATCATTATTCAAGTCGCAGAAGGAGATAAG GCAGATATTGACTTAGCTGTAGCGGCAGCAAGAAAAGCATTTCACCGTTACTCCCCATGGCGCACCATGGACGCCTCGCAAAGGGGATTCCTTCTGCTCAAACTAGCTGATCTCATGGAGGCCCAAGCCAGATATTTAGCTGAACTGGAAACTCTGGACTGTGGAAAACCAGTCAAAACAGCCGAGGAAGAAGTGTATTACTCTGCAAGCGTTTTTAGATATTATGCGGGAAAAGCGGATAAAATTCACGGAAATACAATACCTGCAG ATGGCGAGGTTTTATCTATGACGCTCAAAGAACCAGTTGGTGTCTGCGCCCAAATCATACCATGGAACTATCCAATACCTATGCTGTCATGGAAAATAGCGCCTGCGCTTGCTgcag gTTGTACATTAATAGTGAAGCCGGCCGAACAAACACCCTTAACAGCATTAGCAGTGGCTGCTCTCATCAAGGAAGCTGGTTTTCCACCTGGTGTGGTCAACATCGTGCCTGGTTACGGCCCTACTGCTGGTGCTGCACTGACGCATCACCCAGACGTCGATAAGGTCGCTTTTACCGGATCTACTGAG gtCGGACGATTAATCCTGCAAGCTGCACCAGTTGCAAATCTTAAACGAGTGACCTTAGAATTGGGAGGAAAGAGTCCTTTAGTTGTTTTTAATGATGCTGATG TCGAAAGGGCCGCTCAACTGGCGCACGCAGCTGCCTTTGCAAACGGAGGTCAATGTTGTTGCGCGGGAACAAGAACTTACGTCCAGTCTGGCATTTATGACCAATTCATTAAGAAAGCTGCTGAAATTGCCAATGAGAGATCCGTAGGAAACCCTTTTGATGATGTTCAACAAGGACCTCAG atAGACAATGAGATGTATTCGAAAGTACTTAATTACATAAAGGCAGGAAAGGATGAAGGCGCAAAGTGTTTAGCGGGTGGTGATAAATTCGGCGATAAAGGATATTACATTCAACCAACGGTTTTCGCAGATGTTAAAGATGAAATGAAAATTGCAAAAGAAGAG atttttggACCAATACAGAGCATATTGAAATTCGATACATTTGAAGAAGTGATCGACCGAGCtaacaatacaaattatgGCCTGGGAGCTGGTGTCATCACAAACGACATTACTATTGCTCTAAGCTTTGCTAAACACGTCAGAGCTGGTTCCGTTTG ggTAAATACGTATGATCACGTAACTAGCCAAACACCATTTGGTGGCTTCAAGGACTCAGGCTTAGGAAGAGAATT gGGTGAAGATGGTGTTAACCAATACCTAGAAGTTAAAACTGTTACTCTGGCACTACCAAAAAAAACTCAGTTATAA
- the LOC123717276 gene encoding retinal dehydrogenase 2-like isoform X3, with protein MVKVDVKYTKLFINNEWVDAVSKKTFPTINPQNETIIIQVAEGDKADIDLAVAAARKAFHRYSPWRTMDASQRGFLLLKLADLMEAQARYLAELETLDCGKPVKTAEEEVYYSASVFRYYAGKADKIHGNTIPADGEVLSMTLKEPVGVCAQIIPWNYPIPMLSWKIAPALAAGCTLIVKPAEQTPLTALAVAALIKEAGFPPGVVNIVPGYGPTAGAALTHHPDVDKVAFTGSTEVGRLILQAAPVANLKRVTLELGGKSPLVVFNDADVERAAQLAHAAAFANGGQCCCAGTRTYVQSGIYDQFIKKAAEIANERSVGNPFDDVQQGPQIFGPIQSILKFDTFEEVIDRANNTNYGLGAGVITNDITIALSFAKHVRAGSVWVNTYDHVTSQTPFGGFKDSGLGRELGEDGVNQYLEVKTVTLALPKKTQL; from the exons ATGGTTAAAGTTGACGTTAAATATACGAAG CTGTTCATCAACAATGAATGGGTAGACGCTGTCAGCAAAAAGACGTTCCCAACTATAAATCCTCAAAACGAAACGATCATTATTCAAGTCGCAGAAGGAGATAAG GCAGATATTGACTTAGCTGTAGCGGCAGCAAGAAAAGCATTTCACCGTTACTCCCCATGGCGCACCATGGACGCCTCGCAAAGGGGATTCCTTCTGCTCAAACTAGCTGATCTCATGGAGGCCCAAGCCAGATATTTAGCTGAACTGGAAACTCTGGACTGTGGAAAACCAGTCAAAACAGCCGAGGAAGAAGTGTATTACTCTGCAAGCGTTTTTAGATATTATGCGGGAAAAGCGGATAAAATTCACGGAAATACAATACCTGCAG ATGGCGAGGTTTTATCTATGACGCTCAAAGAACCAGTTGGTGTCTGCGCCCAAATCATACCATGGAACTATCCAATACCTATGCTGTCATGGAAAATAGCGCCTGCGCTTGCTgcag gTTGTACATTAATAGTGAAGCCGGCCGAACAAACACCCTTAACAGCATTAGCAGTGGCTGCTCTCATCAAGGAAGCTGGTTTTCCACCTGGTGTGGTCAACATCGTGCCTGGTTACGGCCCTACTGCTGGTGCTGCACTGACGCATCACCCAGACGTCGATAAGGTCGCTTTTACCGGATCTACTGAG gtCGGACGATTAATCCTGCAAGCTGCACCAGTTGCAAATCTTAAACGAGTGACCTTAGAATTGGGAGGAAAGAGTCCTTTAGTTGTTTTTAATGATGCTGATG TCGAAAGGGCCGCTCAACTGGCGCACGCAGCTGCCTTTGCAAACGGAGGTCAATGTTGTTGCGCGGGAACAAGAACTTACGTCCAGTCTGGCATTTATGACCAATTCATTAAGAAAGCTGCTGAAATTGCCAATGAGAGATCCGTAGGAAACCCTTTTGATGATGTTCAACAAGGACCTCAG atttttggACCAATACAGAGCATATTGAAATTCGATACATTTGAAGAAGTGATCGACCGAGCtaacaatacaaattatgGCCTGGGAGCTGGTGTCATCACAAACGACATTACTATTGCTCTAAGCTTTGCTAAACACGTCAGAGCTGGTTCCGTTTG ggTAAATACGTATGATCACGTAACTAGCCAAACACCATTTGGTGGCTTCAAGGACTCAGGCTTAGGAAGAGAATT gGGTGAAGATGGTGTTAACCAATACCTAGAAGTTAAAACTGTTACTCTGGCACTACCAAAAAAAACTCAGTTATAA
- the LOC123717275 gene encoding aldehyde dehydrogenase X, mitochondrial-like — translation MAKVDIKYTKLFINNEFVDAVSKKTFPTINPQDESVIVQVAEGDKADVDLAVDAAVKAFHRYSEWRTMDASQRGRLLQKLADLMERDAKYLSELETLDNGKPVAQAHGEVIWASHVVRYYAGKADKILGNTIPADGEVISMTLKEPVGVCGQVLPWNYPIPMFVWKIAPALAAGCTVIVKPAEQTPLTALAMAALVKEAGIPAGVVNVITGYGPTAGSALTNHPRVDKMAFTGSTEVGRIIMKGAAAVNLKRVTLELGGKSPLVIFNDADVETAAEIAHRAAFANAGQCCVAGTRTYVQSGIYDKFVAKAAEIAKKRTVGNPYGNVQQGPQIDTEMFTKVLGYIEAGKKEGARCVAGGGRHGNVGFFVQPTVFADVTDNMKIAREEIFGPVQSILKFETFEEVVDRANDSNYGLGAGVVTNDVTTALAFAKYVRAGSVWVNTYEHVAVQTPFGGFRESGIGRELGEDGILQYLENKTVTISLPKKPVV, via the exons ATGGCTAAAGTGGATATTAAATACACCAAG TTGTTCATCAACAACGAATTTGTGGATGCTGTTAGCAAAAAGACTTTCCCCACCATCAACCCTCAAGATGAATCTGTCATCGTACAAGTCGCCGAAGGAGACAag GCTGACGTAGACCTAGCAGTAGACGCAGCCGTTAAAGCCTTCCACCGCTACTCCGAATGGCGTACCATGGATGCTTCTCAGAGGGGAAGACTTCTACAAAAATTGGCCGACCTTATGGAGAGAGACGCAAAATACTTGTCAGAACTTGAAACTTTAGATAATGGAAAACCCGTCGCTCAAGCTCACGGTGAAGTTATCTGGGCATCTCATGTGGTCAGATACTACGCTGGTAAAGCTGACAAGATTTTAGGAAACACCATTCCAgcag ATGGAGAGGTCATCTCCATGACCCTGAAGGAACCAGTTGGTGTTTGTGGACAAGTTCTTCCCTGGAACTACCCTATTCCTATGTTCGTATGGAAAATCGCTCCTGCTTTAGCTGCTG GATGCACCGTGATCGTAAAGCCAGCAGAACAAACACCTCTTACGGCGCTCGCAATGGCTGCACTTGTAAAGGAGGCTGGTATTCCTGCTGGagttgtaaatgttattactGGTTATGGCCCGACCGCTGGATCTGCCCTCACCAATCATCCACGTGTAGACAAGATGGCTTTTACTGGATCGACAGAG GTCGGTCGCATCATCATGAAAGGTGCCGCTGCTGTCAACCTCAAGAGAGTCACTCTTGAGCTTGGTGGAAAGAGTCCCCTTGTTATTTTCAATGACGCTGACG TGGAAACAGCTGCAGAGATTGCCCACCGTGCTGCATTCGCCAACGCAGGTCAATGCTGCGTAGCTGGTACAAGGACCTATGTTCAATCTGGAATCTACGACAAATTCGTTGCTAAAGCAGCTGAAATCGCTAAGAAGAGAACTGTAGGGAACCCTTACGGAAATGTTCAACAAGGACCACAG ATCGATACTGAGATGTTCACCAAAGTGTTGGGTTACATAGAGGCTGGTAAAAAGGAAGGTGCTCGTTGTGTGGCTGGAGGCGGACGCCACGGAAACGTCGGTTTCTTCGTTCAACCCACTGTCTTTGCTGACGTCACTGACAACATGAAGATAGCCAGGGAAGAG ATCTTCGGGCCAGTCCAGAGCATTCTGAAATTCGAGACCTTTGAGGAAGTGGTAGATCGTGCTAATGACTCCAACTATGGCTTGGGCGCTGGTGTCGTCACCAACGACGTCACTACCGCTCTAGCCTTCGCCAAGTATGTACGTGCCGGAAGTGTTTG ggTAAACACATACGAGCATGTCGCTGTCCAGACTCCGTTCGGTGGTTTTAGGGAGTCCGGTATTGGTCGCGAAtt gggTGAAGACGGTATCCTGCAGTACTTAGAAAATAAGACAGTTACAATCAGTTTACCGAAGAAACCAGTGGTCTAA